The following coding sequences are from one Brienomyrus brachyistius isolate T26 chromosome 2, BBRACH_0.4, whole genome shotgun sequence window:
- the LOC125723464 gene encoding uncharacterized protein LOC125723464 isoform X13, with protein MDRLEGSEGNEKAVPQKTEEDYSVGMLSHDGALAPVVVRRSTRLSNREASGERSMSQQCTACSERPKTVNQGRHAVQSENSSINTPCYFPGNTTRKALSEIIGIKKCCTVNELDQATQFLGGKSDLDRGICTTMALRSKMPKNLSLSRVNRRNRFGETLLHLAVMDEDIHLVREILKIGACPSEADYAGWTPLHVAAAASHYDIVVTLLEAGAVVNFSGDKGVTPLHDAIESGNYKIVELLLSSGADPLQRTDDGRSALDMTMDATLRKLIERYQPKANQSSPGQCELWKWCCQDGSKVAKSALNSDARASSCSGGFSPKKIACNKNQESFGVEALLKCRDSMTAGDKDAVLSKPAIVFNKARNGQVIAEGTEEDGQDSDSTPAITADNEKEQSELSLSQNNESIIMCTEDLLGNLRNSDGNLVADGGEQFIHQISEDKAQECPESFTAYLEEAAACCRGRSQMKEQNDLQTNVDLEQHKDGKNETVRCDLNIKQNFGCQTAKPMRNPKIDPEDDANENMDECSISLLCPYARDSDLPCAPKAWHGLNACEGERLSTASNSTPSIKGSSSFSDGTSQDSSNKNFKRHSKKHHDKFGKGSDQQKGKLLQDNVSNVDSIYIREDCDPTNQSANILKSLPSGSDSINPVPCSGHQVQLRRKSASQRTCCMDHLTEVLPSKKRRSSKKFQSTSSTLDKVRKKQDEMLAMDLTDPEDTGKFTEAFAQIQTLLSDVLNKHKAENENLTRKYRIASDSFKHGTLREQLSSLSSRQKHLLDILQRQNNLRVRFQMFHSRSFEGQTTAEAPWTSMNVCDAETVHKTQWRDCRTGTLEQLSEDDCSGFSSALSLCSEAVSRNCSDQTQVTLGISHAGPQFSVNELRTDSCTFFDSFVNVDNQAGVPPSFTVQASPVAVHTENIQSQIKVPSELAYLIKQGTIKPGENVFRLKLKGNCHTASLQENGSIKDTGGQVYISPEQWIGSVLGPSVPMSPTYAWKKVTYRSKPLLGYVRKAGPVAGDSTASLQNCPSKATPPGDLLKEVCTESPIGDLMKIQTILLVSDSEFINNYELDQHWNRLLESDDWTI; from the exons ATGGACAG ACTTGAAGGCTCAGAGGGAAATGAAAAAGCAGTACCACAGAAAACAGAG GAAGATTACAGTGTGGGTATGTTGAGTCATGATGGTGCTTTAGCCCCAGTGGTGGTGCGACGTAGTACAAGGCTGAGCAACAGGGAGGCATCGGGGGAGAG GAGCATGTCACAACAATGCACTGCGTGCAGTGAAAGACCGAAAACCGTGAACCAAGGCAGGCATGCTGTACAGTCAGAAAACTCCAGTATCAACACTCCAT GTTATTTTCCAGGCAACACAACAAGGAAGGCTTTGTCTGAGATCATCGGCATTAAAAAATGCTGCACAGTGAATGAACTGGATCAAGCTACACAGTTTTTGGGGGGCAAATCTGATCTTGACAGAGGTATTT GTACAACTATGGCGTTAAGGTCAAAGATGCCGAAGAACCTGTCCCTCAGCAGAGTTAACAGACGAAACAGGTTTGGAGAAACCCTGCTCCATCTAGCTGTGATGGATGAAGATATACATTTGGTGAGAGAGATATTAAAAATCGGTGCCTGCCCAAGCGAAGCTGACTATGCAG GCTGGACTCCACTACATGTGGCAGCAGCTGCAAGTCATTACGACATTGTGGTGACCCTGCTTGAGGCGGGGGCTGTGGTTAACTTCTCCGGAGACAAGGGTGTCACTCCACTTCATGATGCCATAGAGTCTGGAAATTATAAG ATTGTAGAGCTACTTTTGAGCAGTGGGGCAGATCCATTGCAGAGAACGGATGACGGAAGATCAGCCTTAGACATGACTATGGATGCTACCTTGAGGAAACTGATAGAAAGATACCAGCCCAAAGCCAATCAATCATCCCCAG GACAATGTGAGCTTTGGAAATGGTGTTGCCAAGATGGATCTAAG GTAGCAAAATCTGCACTCAACAGTGATGCCAGAGCAAGTTCCTGTTCGGGAGGTTTTTCTCCAAAAAAGAttgcatgcaataaaaaccaagAATCGTTTGGTGTGGAAGCGCTGTTAAAAT GTAGAGATTCAATGACTGCTGGAGACAAGGATGCTGTTTTATCAAAACCTGCCATTGTGTTCAACAAAGCTAGAAATGGACAAGTTATTGCAGAAGGAACTGAAGAGGATGGTCAGGATTCAGATTCCACACCAGCCATAACAGCAGACAATGAAAAAGAACAGTCAGAATTGTCTCTGTCACAAAACAATGAGAGCATAATAATGTGCACTGAAGATTTGTTGGGGAATCTCAGAAACTCAGATGGTAACCTTGTGGCTGATGGTGGAGAACAGTTTATTCATCAGATCTCGGAAGACAAAGCTCAAGAGTGTCCTGAATCTTTCACAGCCTATTTAGAAGAAGCTGCAGCTTGCTGTAGAGGCAGAAGTCAAATGAAAGAGCAAAATGATTTACAGACAAATGTTGACTTGGAGCAACACAAAGATGGTAAAAATGAAACTGTGAGATGTGATTTGAACATAAAGCAGAACTTTGGCTGCCAAACTGCTAAGCCTATGAGAAATCCCAAAATTGACCCTGAAGATGATGCGAATGAAAATATGGATGAGTGCAGCATATCATTGCTATGTCCTTATGCAAGGGATTCAGATCTTCCTTGCGCTCCAAAGGCTTGGCATGGACTGAATGCTTGTGAAGGCGAAAGGTTGTCTACAGCAAGCAATTCAACACCATCGATCAAAGGATCATCTAGCTTCTCGGACG GTACCAGCCAGGATTCAAGCAATAAGAACTTCAAGAGGCATAGTAAGAAGCATCACGATAAATTTGGCAAAGGGTCTGACCAGCAAAAGGGTAAATTATTGCAAGACAATGTTTCCAACGTGGATTCAATCTACATTCGAGAAGATTGTGACCCAACTAACCAATCTGCCAATATCCTAAAAAGCTTGCCAAGTGGAAGTGATTCCATTAACCCAGTTCCTTGCTCAG GACATCAAGTCCAGTTGAGAAGGAAATCGGCTTCCCAGAGGACTTGCTGCATGGACCATTTGACTGAAGTTCTACCCAGCAAAAAGCGCAGAAGTAGCAAAAAA TTTCAATCCACTTCATCCACATTAGACAAAGTGAGAAAGAAGCAGGACGAAATGCTGGCCATGGATCTGACGGACCCGGAGGATACAG GCAAATTTACTGAGGCATTTGCCCAGATCCAGACATTGCTCAGTGATGTGCTGAACAAACACaaggcagaaaatgaaaatctgacCAGAAAGTACAG GATTGCCTCTGATTCTTTCAAGCATGGCACTCTCAGGGAACAACTATCATCGCTTTCTTCAAGGCAAAAACACCTGCTGGACATACTCCAAAGACAGAACAATCTCAGAGTTAGATTTCAGATGTTCCACAGCAGGTCTTTTGAGGGTCAAACCACCGCAGAAGCTCCTTGGACAAGTATGAACGTATGTGATGCTGAAACAGTTCACAAAACCCAATGGAGAGACTGTCGCACTGGTACTCTGGAGCAACTTTCAGAAGACGACTGTTCAGGTTTCAGCTCAGCTTTGAGCCTCTGCAGTGAAGCTGTTTCACGAAACTGCAGTGACCAAACCCAAGTTACTCTGGGTATCAGTCATGCAGGACCCCAGTTTTCAGTTAACGAGCTACGCACAGATTCGTGCACGTTTTTTGACAGCTTTGTGAATGTTGATAACCAAGCAGGCGTGCCACCCAGTTTCACAGTGCAGGCTAGCCCGGTTGCAGTTCACACTGAAAACATTCAGTCACAGATTAAGGTACCATCTGAGCTGGCTTATCTTATTAAACAAGGCACCATCAAACCTGGGGAGAATGTATTCAGGCTGAAGTTGAAg GGTAATTGTCACACAGCTTCCCTCCAGGAAAATGGATCCATAAAGGACACAGGAGGTCAAGTCTACATTTCTCCAGAGCAGTGGATTGGATCTGTTTTGGGGCCCAGTGTTCCTATGAGCCCAACATATGCATGGAAAAAG GTGACGTACAGGTCCAAGCCACTCTTAGGATATGTGAGGAAGGCTGGCCCAGTGGCCGGCGACTCCACAGCATCActgcaaaactgtccatccaaaGCCACACCTCCAGGAGATCTCCTTAAAG AGGTGTGTACCGAGTCCCCCATCGGTGATTTAATGAAAATACAGACCATTCTTCTAGTAAGTGACAGTGAGTTCATAAACAACTATGAACTGGACCAACACTGGAATAGGCTGTTAGAGTCTGACGACTGGACCATTTGA
- the LOC125723464 gene encoding uncharacterized protein LOC125723464 isoform X10 → MDRLEGSEGNEKAVPQKTEEDYSVGMLSHDGALAPVVVRRSTRLSNREASGERSMSQQCTACSERPKTVNQGRHAVQSENSSINTPCYFPGNTTRKALSEIIGIKKCCTVNELDQATQFLGGKSDLDRGICTTMALRSKMPKNLSLSRVNRRNRFGETLLHLAVMDEDIHLVREILKIGACPSEADYAGWTPLHVAAAASHYDIVVTLLEAGAVVNFSGDKGVTPLHDAIESGNYKIVELLLSSGADPLQRTDDGRSALDMTMDATLRKLIERYQPKANQSSPGQCELWKWCCQDGSKVAKSALNSDARASSCSGGFSPKKIACNKNQESFGVEALLKCRDSMTAGDKDAVLSKPAIVFNKARNGQVIAEGTEEDGQDSDSTPAITADNEKEQSELSLSQNNESIIMCTEDLLGNLRNSDGNLVADGGEQFIHQISEDKAQECPESFTAYLEEAAACCRGRSQMKEQNDLQTNVDLEQHKDGKNETVRCDLNIKQNFGCQTAKPMRNPKIDPEDDANENMDECSISLLCPYARDSDLPCAPKAWHGLNACEGERLSTASNSTPSIKGSSSFSDGSTPSLLLEQSRSYDGISASDSCKTSTAELPVLQHEVSSFGEKYDIALSGRNSESFEIKKQSVEPLIARENKKNSTEVNQTLLEQQDNNRCEPTECMEHIEMAEMIRLLSDSELSNLSNPETPYPEKDALICVPVNVENFCNSLEDDCGALLALRGSGSCGSRALSQEKGCDITKWLLDSNTQVGSPKAIECVDLICQTIEDISQGAIEKAGLQCGQELLNQQAFSCQSEFHISGQVSENVVYDNSGSVSKKGLLESENNLSPHVVMSASENLLHDFSCSSSKSQPVCHDTQNDDENCSFDSDCTYVSESYFLKGTKTENLNNDSLNSGTSQDSSNKNFKRHSKKHHDKFGKGSDQQKGHQVQLRRKSASQRTCCMDHLTEVLPSKKRRSSKKFQSTSSTLDKVRKKQDEMLAMDLTDPEDTGKFTEAFAQIQTLLSDVLNKHKAENENLTRKYRIASDSFKHGTLREQLSSLSSRQKHLLDILQRQNNLRVRFQMFHSRSFEGQTTAEAPWTSMNVCDAETVHKTQWRDCRTGTLEQLSEDDCSGFSSALSLCSEAVSRNCSDQTQVTLGISHAGPQFSVNELRTDSCTFFDSFVNVDNQAGVPPSFTVQASPVAVHTENIQSQIKVPSELAYLIKQGTIKPGENVFRLKLKGNCHTASLQENGSIKDTGGQVYISPEQWIGSVLGPSVPMSPTYAWKKVTYRSKPLLGYVRKAGPVAGDSTASLQNCPSKATPPGDLLKEVCTESPIGDLMKIQTILLVSDSEFINNYELDQHWNRLLESDDWTI, encoded by the exons ATGGACAG ACTTGAAGGCTCAGAGGGAAATGAAAAAGCAGTACCACAGAAAACAGAG GAAGATTACAGTGTGGGTATGTTGAGTCATGATGGTGCTTTAGCCCCAGTGGTGGTGCGACGTAGTACAAGGCTGAGCAACAGGGAGGCATCGGGGGAGAG GAGCATGTCACAACAATGCACTGCGTGCAGTGAAAGACCGAAAACCGTGAACCAAGGCAGGCATGCTGTACAGTCAGAAAACTCCAGTATCAACACTCCAT GTTATTTTCCAGGCAACACAACAAGGAAGGCTTTGTCTGAGATCATCGGCATTAAAAAATGCTGCACAGTGAATGAACTGGATCAAGCTACACAGTTTTTGGGGGGCAAATCTGATCTTGACAGAGGTATTT GTACAACTATGGCGTTAAGGTCAAAGATGCCGAAGAACCTGTCCCTCAGCAGAGTTAACAGACGAAACAGGTTTGGAGAAACCCTGCTCCATCTAGCTGTGATGGATGAAGATATACATTTGGTGAGAGAGATATTAAAAATCGGTGCCTGCCCAAGCGAAGCTGACTATGCAG GCTGGACTCCACTACATGTGGCAGCAGCTGCAAGTCATTACGACATTGTGGTGACCCTGCTTGAGGCGGGGGCTGTGGTTAACTTCTCCGGAGACAAGGGTGTCACTCCACTTCATGATGCCATAGAGTCTGGAAATTATAAG ATTGTAGAGCTACTTTTGAGCAGTGGGGCAGATCCATTGCAGAGAACGGATGACGGAAGATCAGCCTTAGACATGACTATGGATGCTACCTTGAGGAAACTGATAGAAAGATACCAGCCCAAAGCCAATCAATCATCCCCAG GACAATGTGAGCTTTGGAAATGGTGTTGCCAAGATGGATCTAAG GTAGCAAAATCTGCACTCAACAGTGATGCCAGAGCAAGTTCCTGTTCGGGAGGTTTTTCTCCAAAAAAGAttgcatgcaataaaaaccaagAATCGTTTGGTGTGGAAGCGCTGTTAAAAT GTAGAGATTCAATGACTGCTGGAGACAAGGATGCTGTTTTATCAAAACCTGCCATTGTGTTCAACAAAGCTAGAAATGGACAAGTTATTGCAGAAGGAACTGAAGAGGATGGTCAGGATTCAGATTCCACACCAGCCATAACAGCAGACAATGAAAAAGAACAGTCAGAATTGTCTCTGTCACAAAACAATGAGAGCATAATAATGTGCACTGAAGATTTGTTGGGGAATCTCAGAAACTCAGATGGTAACCTTGTGGCTGATGGTGGAGAACAGTTTATTCATCAGATCTCGGAAGACAAAGCTCAAGAGTGTCCTGAATCTTTCACAGCCTATTTAGAAGAAGCTGCAGCTTGCTGTAGAGGCAGAAGTCAAATGAAAGAGCAAAATGATTTACAGACAAATGTTGACTTGGAGCAACACAAAGATGGTAAAAATGAAACTGTGAGATGTGATTTGAACATAAAGCAGAACTTTGGCTGCCAAACTGCTAAGCCTATGAGAAATCCCAAAATTGACCCTGAAGATGATGCGAATGAAAATATGGATGAGTGCAGCATATCATTGCTATGTCCTTATGCAAGGGATTCAGATCTTCCTTGCGCTCCAAAGGCTTGGCATGGACTGAATGCTTGTGAAGGCGAAAGGTTGTCTACAGCAAGCAATTCAACACCATCGATCAAAGGATCATCTAGCTTCTCGGACGGTAGCACACCATCACTACTTTTAGAACAAAGCAGAAGTTATGATGGAATATCAGCTTCTGATTCATGTAAAACTAGTACTGCGGAATTGCCTGTTTTACAGCATGAAGTTTCAAGTTTTGGTGAAAAATATGATATTGCCCTGTCTGGGAGAAATTCAGAGTCTTTTGAGATTAAAAAACAGTCAGTTGAGCCATTAATTGCCcgtgaaaacaaaaaaaacagcactgaaGTGAACCAAACGTTGTTGGAACAACAAGATAATAACCGATGTGAACCCACAGAGTGCATGGAACATATTGAAATGGCAGAAATGATTCGTTTGCTGTCAGACAGTGAACTTTCCAACTTATCTAATCCTGAGACTCCATACCCTGAGAAGGATGCATTAATCTGTGTCCCTGTAAATGTAGAAAATTTTTGCAACTCACTGGAAGATGATTGTGGTGCCCTTTTAGCTTTGAGGGGCTCTGGAAGTTGCGGCTCCAGAGCATTATCACAAGAAAAAGGATGTGACATAACTAAGTGGTTGCTTGACTCTAACACCCAGGTGGGATCACCGAAAGCTATAGAGTGTGTAGATCTTATCTGTCAGACAATAGAGGATATTTCACAAGGAGCAATTGAAAAGGCAGGTTTACAGTGTGGCCAGGAGCTTCTCAACCAACAAGCATTTTCATGTCAATCTGAGTTCCATATAAGCGGACAAGTTTCCGAGAATGTAGTGTATGACAATTCTGGCTCTGTATCCAAAAAAGGACTGTTAGAATCGGAAAACAACTTAAGTCCTCATGTAGTGATGTCTGCGTCTGAAAATCTCCTGCACGATTTCTCCTGCAGTTCAAGTAAATCACAGCCCGTGTGTCATGACACACAAAATGATGATGAAAACTGTTCATTTGATTCTGATTGTACTTACGTTTCAGAATCTTACTTTTTGAAAGGTACTAAAACTGAGAACTTGAACAATGACAGCCTAAATTCAG GTACCAGCCAGGATTCAAGCAATAAGAACTTCAAGAGGCATAGTAAGAAGCATCACGATAAATTTGGCAAAGGGTCTGACCAGCAAAAGG GACATCAAGTCCAGTTGAGAAGGAAATCGGCTTCCCAGAGGACTTGCTGCATGGACCATTTGACTGAAGTTCTACCCAGCAAAAAGCGCAGAAGTAGCAAAAAA TTTCAATCCACTTCATCCACATTAGACAAAGTGAGAAAGAAGCAGGACGAAATGCTGGCCATGGATCTGACGGACCCGGAGGATACAG GCAAATTTACTGAGGCATTTGCCCAGATCCAGACATTGCTCAGTGATGTGCTGAACAAACACaaggcagaaaatgaaaatctgacCAGAAAGTACAG GATTGCCTCTGATTCTTTCAAGCATGGCACTCTCAGGGAACAACTATCATCGCTTTCTTCAAGGCAAAAACACCTGCTGGACATACTCCAAAGACAGAACAATCTCAGAGTTAGATTTCAGATGTTCCACAGCAGGTCTTTTGAGGGTCAAACCACCGCAGAAGCTCCTTGGACAAGTATGAACGTATGTGATGCTGAAACAGTTCACAAAACCCAATGGAGAGACTGTCGCACTGGTACTCTGGAGCAACTTTCAGAAGACGACTGTTCAGGTTTCAGCTCAGCTTTGAGCCTCTGCAGTGAAGCTGTTTCACGAAACTGCAGTGACCAAACCCAAGTTACTCTGGGTATCAGTCATGCAGGACCCCAGTTTTCAGTTAACGAGCTACGCACAGATTCGTGCACGTTTTTTGACAGCTTTGTGAATGTTGATAACCAAGCAGGCGTGCCACCCAGTTTCACAGTGCAGGCTAGCCCGGTTGCAGTTCACACTGAAAACATTCAGTCACAGATTAAGGTACCATCTGAGCTGGCTTATCTTATTAAACAAGGCACCATCAAACCTGGGGAGAATGTATTCAGGCTGAAGTTGAAg GGTAATTGTCACACAGCTTCCCTCCAGGAAAATGGATCCATAAAGGACACAGGAGGTCAAGTCTACATTTCTCCAGAGCAGTGGATTGGATCTGTTTTGGGGCCCAGTGTTCCTATGAGCCCAACATATGCATGGAAAAAG GTGACGTACAGGTCCAAGCCACTCTTAGGATATGTGAGGAAGGCTGGCCCAGTGGCCGGCGACTCCACAGCATCActgcaaaactgtccatccaaaGCCACACCTCCAGGAGATCTCCTTAAAG AGGTGTGTACCGAGTCCCCCATCGGTGATTTAATGAAAATACAGACCATTCTTCTAGTAAGTGACAGTGAGTTCATAAACAACTATGAACTGGACCAACACTGGAATAGGCTGTTAGAGTCTGACGACTGGACCATTTGA